TTTAGAGTATTTGTTTGGCGTATTCGTGCTCGATCGCACGGCCAGGCGATCGCAATTTTATCCCTTTTTAGCCACTTCTTTCCAGGATCAGGAACGGATGTGGTACGAGTTTTTGGATTTGGTCAATCATTACGATCCGATGCCGATTTTTCATTTCTGCGAGTATGAAGTGAAAGCCATGGGGTTATTAGCGAAACGGTTTCATACTCCTGCCGAGCAATGGCAACCTCTGGTGCATCGTTGCGTGGATATTCATGCTTGGGTTACCCAGTATGTGACGCTACCGGTGGAAAGTTATGCCCTGAAGGCGATCGCGCGCTCGATGGGGTTTGACTGGCGCGATGAGGAGGCGAGCGGCGCGCAGACGGTGTATTGGTACGACCAATGGATGCAAACGGGCGATCGCGAGTTTCTCGATCGCATTATTCGGTATAATGAGGACGATTGTCGCGCCACCTATCACGTAAAAGATTGGTTGGTTCGCAACTTTGATTCCTTATAAGTTGATTACAATACCAAGAATGAGACACAAAATTGCACAGCCAATGAGAGCTGAGCGAAGTCGAAGCTCGGACACCATGAGCAACCCGGACTTCGACTGCGCTCAGTCCTCACATAACCATTTGTCTTATCACTCTACTCTTTATGTCTCTTCCCGCAGAATTTTGGCACGGCGTCGAACAATTTAATCAAGAAGAATTTTATGCCTGCCACGATACTTTAGAAGCCATTTGGTTGGAAGCAAGCGAACCGGAGCGAACGTTATATCAAGGTATTTTGCAAGTGGCCGTTGGTATTTACCATTTGGGTAATGAGAATTTGCGCGGAGCGGCTATATTATTAGGGGAAGGAATGGGACGGTTAAGTCGATATCAACCGGATTATGCGGATTTGGATATTGCCGTTTTTTTGCAGGAAACGAAGGGGTTATTGACTCGGGTGCAACAGATGGGTTTGCAGGGAAGTACGGATGATGGAGGGGGTGCGATCGTTTATCCAAAATTGAAGAAGTTAAATGGTTAAGTGGGGTAAATGTTTTAAGATTTATAACTCTACATCCATTACTCTGTCTGATTTTCAGCCCTTGACACTCTCATTTCATTCTATCCTAATTCCGATTTCGATTGCCTTGGGAGCGACAGACTAAGATAGAGCTGGAGACGATCGCGATCGCAAACTATCCCGCTACCAGAGAGCCAAAATTATGAGCGATTTATTTAAAGGGTTAGAAGAATTATTGGATTTTGCCAAAACCCTAGAAGAAAAGGCAGAAAAGGGAGAATTGAGAACGGAGTTTGACGTGCGATCGCTCCGCAGTCTCACTCGTAACGGCCGGCCGAGCAGTGTTCGGGGCAACATTCCGCGATCGCATCCCAGCTCCCCACCTCCAGACGTCATCGTGACTCCACCTCCCGCAGAACCGGACTCTCCTGCTGGCGATTCGGTTAGCGCGAACCCCGATGCGTTTGCCACCCTGGGAGGATTGCAAGACGTGAAGCAACAGTTGCGCGAGCTGGTAGAGCTGCCTCTAAAACGTCCGGAATTACTGGCACAATTGGGTCTAGAACCGACGCGCGGAGTCTTGTTAGTGGGGCCCCCCGGTACGGGAAAAACCCTGGCGGCGCGGTCTCTAGCGGCGGGATTGGGGGTGAATTATATCGCCATTACCGGACCGGAAATTATCGGGAAATATTATGGGGAGTCGGAGCAACGGTTGCGGGAGATTTTTGAGAGTGCGGCGCGCAATGCTCCCTGTATTATTTTTATTGATGAAATTGATACCTTAGCGCCAGACCGCTCCCAGGTGGAAGGAGAGGTGGAAAAGCGGGTGGTGGGTCAGTTATTGGGATTGATGGATGGGTTTGCGCTGAACCGCTCGGTCATTGTTTTGGCGGCAACCAATTTACCGAATCGCCTCGATCCCGCATTGCGCCGTCCGGGACGGTTCGATCGCGAGATAGTCTTTCGCGTTCCCACGGCAGAAGAACGGCTGGATATTCTCAATATCGTCACGGAAGGAATGCCTCTGGAAGAAACCGTAGATTTACTGGCGATCGCATCTCAGTGTATCGGATTTGTCGGCGCAGACTTGAAAGCACTGGGTCAAACGGCGGCTCAACATGCGCTGCGTCGCCAAGTTCCCACGCCAGAAACCGAAGTGACAGCACCTCTCGCCATTAGTTCGGGGGACTTTCAGCAAGCGCTAACGGATATTTCCCCTGCCGTATTGCGATCGGTGGAAATCGAATCTCCGCAAGTGGCCTGGGATGAAATTGGCGGGTTAGACGAAATTAAGCAACTGTTGCAAGAGTCGGTGGAAGGACAACTGCTCTATCCGGAACTGTATGCAAAAACCTTAGCCAAAGCACCGAAAGGCATTTTGTTGATGGGAGAACCGGGAACGGGAAAAACCTTACTTGCAAAAGCGATCGCATCCCAAGCTCAAGCCAATTTTATCGCAATTTCCGGACCGGAATTGCTCAGTCGTTGGGTGGGTGCTTCCGAACAAGCGGTACGAGAGCTGTTTGCCAAAGCGAGGCAAGCGTCTCCTTGCGTGGTGTTTATCGACGAAATCGATACCCTGGCACCGGCACGAGGACAGTATAGCAGCGATTCGGGAGTCAGCGATCGCCTGGTGGGGCAGCTTTTGGTGGAGCTGGATGGCATGGCATCGGCGACTAACATTATTCTAATCGCAGCGACCAATCGTCCGGAGGCGATCGATCCGGCACTCTTGCGCGCGGGACGTTTGGATCTGCAACTGACGGTAGATTTGCCGGATACAGAAAGTCGCCTCGCTATTTTGCGCGTCCATAACCAAGATCGTCCGTTATCTGAGGTGAGTTTATCCGACTATGCCGAGTTAACTCCAGGATGGAGCGGTGCCGATCTGGCATTGTTGAGCAACCAAGCCGCGTTGCAAGCCATTCGTCGGTTTCGCCAGGAAAATAGAGATATCGCCGATTTGTTTATCACGGCTGATGATTTTCACCAAGCTTACGAGCAGTTGCAGGTAATGAGAATTAATTGAGATTCTCTTGCACTGCATAACGGGTAAATGTGCCCTTAAATTCTACAAATATGGATGCCCCGATCGAGGCGATCGCATTATTGACATTGTTCGAGGTTTCAGATACTGTAACTGTGTTGAACTCAATCAACCTTCGATAAATATCAACAAAAATATGAGTAACGGTAAGGCATTTAGTTGAGATTATAATCGGGAGGCTAAAGTTGTCGCAAGAATACATACATGGATATTCAGACATAGAGCAACAACGCTTGATAACACAAGCTTACTATTGGCAAGATCAACTGATATTGCGCGATCTTAATTTGTCTTCCGGCGAATCTTTTTTAGAAATTGGCTGTGGTATTGGAGCTGTATTAGGAATCATTTTAGAAAATTTCCCAGATTTGAAAGTAGCTGGAATTGATATAGAGTCTGCTCAAATCGAATATGCTCGCCAACATTTACATCGTCTGGGTTTTGACAATAAAATCGATTTGCGCGTGGGGAATGCCAGTCAACTTCCTTGGCCGGATTCTAGTTTCGATTGTGTTTATACCATCTGGTTCTTAGAGCATGTCGCAAATCCCCAAGTAATTCTGGAGGAAGCTTACCGCGTCCTCAAGCCAGGTGGTAGGATTATTTTAAACGAAACAGATTATAAAACTCAGTTGATTTGGCCGGACTCACCCGACTATCAGTATTTACTAGAATCCTACCATGAAATGTTTTTAGCTGCTGATGGCAATCCCTATATAGGGCGAGTCCTAGGGCCGCTTCTAACTGCAGTTGGTTTTAGGGAAGTGACTAATATACCCTGGGCATTTTATCACTTTGGTAATACTGAAGATGGCGATCTACAGACCTATATAGATTACATAGCCTCTTGTATAGAATCAACTGTCGCGGGGATGGTACAAAAACTAGGAAAGGATTCTCAAAGGCTAGAAGCTGGTCTAGAATTTTTCCGAAATATAACAAACCAGCCCGACTGTGCAGCAGCATTGACGGTATATCGCGCATCAGGGAGACGATAGTTATGGGTGAAAAAGCATGGACGCTAATGTTGAAACCATAGAAGAAAATATCTTTAATTATATCATCTACTTGGATGATGAGCATTTAGCTGCGATCGTAAATTCAGCATCTGCCGTACAACTTTGCAATATTATCAATGCCCTTCTAGAATCAGAGGATAGAAAAACAGTTGATTCTACTTGCATATTTCTCCAAGATCTAGTACTTTCGAGTTCCAGGAATCCAGATTGCAAAAAATTTGTTGAAAGTAATTTTGCATCTGCGATCGTTCCTACAATTGAGTCGCTGCTTTTCTCACCTAATCATTTTATTCGCCACCAAGCCGCGTGTATTTTGGGCAAGACTTGTAGTTATGATAGTCTTGCCACTTTAGATCGAGCCTTTACTCAATTTCGAGATAGCGATCCTCTGCTCCTGCCAAGACTCAAACTCTTTGATTCGCGCAGAAGCAGAGTATAATTATCAATTATTAAAGGCTCGTAGAGAGACATACAATTTACCACGAGCAGAGCGCAAAAAGAAACTGAAAGCTATAGATAGGGAATATAAACCAGAGTTTTCTTTTTTGGGGATCTCAACTCGATTTGGACATTACATACACACTAAAAAACCAGCCAATTATTCCATAGATGAACTTGAAGCATTTATTTATGGAATGGCTGAAGGCAAAAACATTAGAATAGAATAAAAATGCAGCATCTATATAATGGCCCCTCCAGAGATCTGAGAGAGTGTCTGAAGTATGGAGGAAAAATTACTGGTATAAGGATGGTGCATTTGAGTTGCAGGAAGAATTTAAGCTTCGCGATCGCTAGTTAGTCACTGTCTGAGCTAATGACAACAAGATATGGTAAATACTATTTAATTCTATGATAATTACTCCCACCAAACTCTCGCTAGCAGAATTTCTGCAACTGCCCGAAACCCAACCAAGCAGTGAATATATCAACGGACAAATTTACAGCAAATCTATGCCGAAGGGAAAACATAGCGCGATTCAAACCAGTTTAGTCAGCGCCATTAACCAAGTCGCCACTCCCAGAAAAACTGCCCGCGCTTTTACAGAATTACGCTGTACGTTTGCCGAACGTTCTATTGTTCCCGATCTGAGCGTCTTCTCCTGGTCGAGAATTCCCTTAAATGCTCGAGGAGAAATTGACGACATATTTCCCTTAGCGCCAGATTGGACGATTGAAATTCTATCCCCAGAACAACCTTCGACACGGGTAATTGATAAAATTCTCTTTTGTTTAGATTACGGTACAGAATTGGGTTGGCTAATCGATCCGCAAGAGCGGTTAGTTATGAGCTTTTCCCCAGGAAAACAACCCCGAATTTACCAAGGCGATACGGTTCTTCCTTGTCTGGAGAGCTTGCCAGATTTGCAGATTTATCCGCAAACCATTTTCGATTATTTAACCTTATGAATAAAGTTACCACAGACTATATTCAATAATTAGCCAAAACCCAGTAGAGACAAGGCATGCCTTGTCTCTACGACAGACCCTGAAAACATCCTCAACAAAACGGATTTGGTATTACTCTTGACCTCATGATACATGGTTTACGATCGCAACATCTATTCCCAATACTGCAATTCTTGAAACCACGCTTGAATCTGTTCTCGCCGAGTCTCAAAGGTTGCGGCAATCCAAATCAGAGAAATTCCAACGGCGAGAGCGACTAACCATTTAGAAAAGGGATAATCAAAAATAAGAATTCCTAACTGATAAAAGATATTGAGCAAAAAGATTCCCGTACCCACATAAAGGAAGGCGCGCGTTTTCAGAGATAAGCCGACAAAGATACCGAGTAAACTAATTAAACCGGTGATAGTACCAATCCATTGCTCGGCACTAAATGAGGCTAGTCCGATGCTTGTACAAATGGCAGTACGCAGATAATGACGAACTTGTTTGCGCTCCGATGTTTTCAAGTAGGGTTCGACTTGCACGACGAATAAAAGTACGAGAGCGAGAGGGAGGAAATACCAGAATAGTTCGGTTATTCCAAATTCGGATAACCAACGCCAGAGCATCCAGTTAATGACACTAAGACTGAGGTAAGTAAAACGAATTTGTCGGTTCGCGATCGCCAATCCGATATAATAGGCGGCAATAACCGATAAACTCGCCTGGTTCATTATCCCTGGGTTCTCTGCGATCGCATATAATGGCAACAGAATTCCGACTAATTTCCACGGACGCGGAGACCATCCCCAAGTTTGCCACGGTAGGAAATAGAGGAAGTATGCGAACAATGTAACAATGGCACCTTTCCAAGCCACTAAGGGACCGCCAATCAGGCGCGCAACTGGCGTATTCAACCAATAAATTCGCATCCCTAACGCTTGTACAAAGCCGATAAAGACCCACAATTCTCCTCGTTTGAGTCGGGAGGCATGACGACCTTGACTGAGGGCATAGAAGACTAATAGAATGCCAGTGGCAAAGCCCAAGGACATGGCCGTATCAATGGGAAAAAAGGTCGCCAGAATTAAGAGCAAACTACTACCGAACCAGTGCAGGTGGCACGTCCATTGATATTCTCTTACAGTGAGTTGAAAATAATGACGGACGAGTCTTTTTAATAAACGATAGCCATAGAGAATGCTCGTCCCTAAAGTTCCCATGATAATTAATCCATCGCCCGTTGCGCCTCCCGACTGTTGCGCGAGTTGATAAAATAGGAGTTCGTAGGCACAGGCAGTGATGCCAAAAATGGCGAGATAAGTTAGGGGTTTTAGTTTCAGCGATCGCTGTCCTACTCCTAACAGAATTAGTGCTAACATTAAAGTGGTTAGTCCCGTCCAACTGGCAAACGAGGTGGCGCGAAACCAAGCCCCTAAAATGCCATACACTAAAGGAACGGCGTGCCAAGCCACAATGAGGTTATCTTGTTGGGTGCGATGCTGCCACCAGTTGCCCAACAGTTGCGCGCATAATCCTAAAATGAGATTGGCAACGGCTAAATTAATCCGCACTCCATCGAAACTGGCTAAACTCTCCACCACTAAGAGTTCCAGCGTCCATCCAATGCCGAAAATACCCCAGTTAAACAGTCGATTCGAGTTTTTAAAAACTACAGAGTGCGTCGGGAAGAACGGTAGCGGGTTATTGATTCGTGACTCAACGGCGAGAGAGCGCTCTAACATCGTCGGATAGGAATACCCAATCCGGAAACCCATAGCAGCGAGTAACAAGACTAAGCTAACGAACACCGAAGCGGTTGGTTCTTCCCAACGATGATAGACCAAAATTGAATGAATGGTTAAAACAATTAACCAGAAAACGGATAAGATTATCGCCCATCCATCTAAGCTATAACGATAGAGTTGAGTTAACAGGCGCTGTCTTCTCTTATTCCCTAGTTGTAATTGTTGCGCGCCAATCCAGAGTCCCAGTACGTTTGCGGAGCCAACAATCCAGGAAAGATCGGATGAAATCTCTATCCAATCTAAGAGAATGAATAATTCCGCGAACAACCCCAAACCGACAGATATCAGTGCTAGACTTAATCGAGGTAAGAAGCGAGTTTGATAGATCGTCAGTAATGTGGCGATCGCCAAACTAATGCATCGCAAAGATGGCGCGCCCAACGTTGGCAAGGTAGACGTAAGAATTACAACTACACTCCACCCAATGGCTGTAGGTTGACGAGAGGGAAACCAACTGCGATAGGTTATTGCACCGCTAATTAAAATAGCACTAGCAACGGAAAGGCTATCTGCGGTGATGTAACCATATGCTATCCAGAGACCGTGAAAGCTAATGACGAAAAGGCATAGAGCGATCGCCCAGAAATCGAAGGCTTGCGCATAATGCCGATTATCTTGTCGCAAAGCATACGATCGCAATACCCATAATCCCGCAGTTGCGATCGCGCCCACCATCAACCAAACGGTATCAATCTCCTGTGGAAGAATAGCAACAAAATCCCACAGTCCCAAACCTATGGTTGCTAAAGCGAAAGGAACGGCGATCGCCGCTGTTTTTGGTGAAGGAAATAGGCGCGTATTAAATATGGCAACGAGAAATGCGATCGCCAATCCCAAAACTCGCCATCCCGTAGCTCCCCACAATAAATATTGTGCGGCAAAACTCGAGACAATACTCAATTCCACAGCATTTTTTCGTTGCGCGCAAGCTGGAGAATAACTAACTAATGTAAGAGTCGCGGGAACCACCAACCAACTTAAATAAGCCGGACTAAAGATATTCGCTTGTACGTTATTTAAGAAACAGAAATAAGTAATGACGGCTAACCCAATTCCTAAATTCCAAGCACTCTCTTTCCAAATCTTGGTATACGGATGTTCCGAGGGAAATTGCCAAACTTGCGCGAACCAAAACTCGGCAACAACCATAACTAAAATCCTCATCCCCCAACCCTCCGCGCTCAGCTCGGGATTGATATAATTAATCAAACTCAAGATTAATCCCAATCCGGTTAGATGATTGAGATAAATCAGGACAGGGAAAGAGTCGAGAATCTCCAGATCGTAACGTCGCTTTGTTACCCAAATAATGAGAAAGATAAAATTAGTGAAACACCAAATGCGCAAGATGGCACTCGGTAGAGCCAGTACGAGCAAACCCATGGCTAATCCAAATGCGGATAACTCGGCAAACAGCGCGAGTTTAGGTCGCGATTTTTGGTAAAGGCGATCGCCAGTATTTACCATCCAAATAACATAAGGCAAACCGACGAAACTCAACAGCGCGATCGGATAGTCTTGCGCGCGAGCGATCTCAGTTCCTAAGGTGAAAATTTGGTATTGTACTTCTGACGGAATGCAGTTCCACAGCAATAGCGAAAGTTGCGCGCCAATCGACCAAATTACGACCAAATTCTGCCATTTTCTGTATCGATTTAAGAAAACATAGAATACTCGAATTGCCAAAAAACTAATGACGATTCCTTGCCAGGGAATATTATCCCAGATCGAAATAAACCAGGCGATGAAGAGAATCGCTATTCCCGATTGATTTAAAGTTTTCTGACGTTTAGAGCTGCGGGTTTGCGCCAGCCAAATAAGAAACGTTCCGCAGAGCGCGATCGCCAAACTCAGATCGATCGCAGATACGCCCGCAACAAAGAGAGCGCGAAAGAACAAAACTGCGATCGCATACAAACTCAAGCGACTAATCTTTAAGCTCTCTCGCAAAGAAATATCGCTCTGTCGAAATTGCTGATAATAAAATCCCAGACTGCCAATAATCGCCAGATAAATTGTCAGAATTGGCCACTGAGAGATTCCCCATCCCCAATGGAGATATCCTAAAATTAGATAATTGAATAAGGGAAAAGGAAACTGCTGGCTCGGAGTCCAAAGAGAGCGCGCGATCGCCGTTAAATAAATCGCCGCCGCTACACTGACGATAATATTGACTGGATGACTCCATAAGCCAAAGTCATCCATCGCCCAAAAGTTAACCGGAATTAACAACAGAGCGACCAATTTTAATGCGCCCGCTGTCAATTTCAAATTCTCGCGGCGATCGGCAATAGAACTAATAAATCCAAATAATCCGGTATAGGCTAATAAGACTCCATATTGCCCCACTGCCGGAAAATTATCCCACTGACTGGCAGCAAACACTCCGGACGCCAGCACCACTAAAAATAAACCCAAAAACAAGAGCCAGCGCACGCTCAATTCCGCTTTTAAAGCACTCAGTCGTTGCGATCGCCAACTCGGTTTCAGTTTTGGCCCTGGAGCTGAAGTCTTTGCCGCAGCCGTAACTTCAGGTTTGGCTTTTTCAAGAATGACTGGAGTGACTTCGGGTTCCGGTAACGGGCAACACAAATAATTGGCAGCGATGTACTCAATCCGCCAATGATTTGTTAATCCTAACTGTACTCCTGTTTCGAGTGCCTCTAAGATATTGGGATTTTCGGTATCGATGCGTAGGGAAACATGAACCACATCATCCGCAATAATCCCCAATTCTTGCCAAGCTCTTAGCCCTTCTAGGAGAGAATCTAAAGGAGGACAACGATATAACTCGACTTCAATAATGCGATCGCCACGGTCAACCATAACTCATTATCCGATAAGTCAATTGTTTCGGAACGTCAGGGTTGTCTCTATAGTTCTCAAGTCTGCTCCCAGAGATTCCCGGCCAACAAAACCGACAACATAGTGTAGAATATAGAGCCAATATCCCCTCACCCATCACTCAAACTCCACATGGATCGAGACGTTTCTCTCACCGACGACGTGCTAGCTCTGTTAGGCGAACAACCCCAGCTTAATTTTAATTTGCCCAACCCTGAAGATGAAGAAATCCCCGAGCCAGAGTTTCAGGAACGCCTCGATACAGCCTGGTTGGTGTGCGATCGCTTCGACTTGCAAACCGATATTTGGCGCGGTAGAATTTTGCGAGCCATTCGCGATCGCGAAAAGAAAGGCGGTGACGGGCGCGGAACCGGGTTTCTCAACTGGCTCAAATCGAAAGAAATTAGTAAAACCCAAGCCTATTCTCTCATTCAACTGGCTCGCAGCGCCGATACCCTCGTCGAAGAAGGACAACTGGAACCGGACGCCGTGAACAATTTTAGCAAGCGTGCC
The Roseofilum casamattae BLCC-M143 genome window above contains:
- a CDS encoding DUF309 domain-containing protein produces the protein MSLPAEFWHGVEQFNQEEFYACHDTLEAIWLEASEPERTLYQGILQVAVGIYHLGNENLRGAAILLGEGMGRLSRYQPDYADLDIAVFLQETKGLLTRVQQMGLQGSTDDGGGAIVYPKLKKLNG
- a CDS encoding AAA family ATPase, which codes for MSDLFKGLEELLDFAKTLEEKAEKGELRTEFDVRSLRSLTRNGRPSSVRGNIPRSHPSSPPPDVIVTPPPAEPDSPAGDSVSANPDAFATLGGLQDVKQQLRELVELPLKRPELLAQLGLEPTRGVLLVGPPGTGKTLAARSLAAGLGVNYIAITGPEIIGKYYGESEQRLREIFESAARNAPCIIFIDEIDTLAPDRSQVEGEVEKRVVGQLLGLMDGFALNRSVIVLAATNLPNRLDPALRRPGRFDREIVFRVPTAEERLDILNIVTEGMPLEETVDLLAIASQCIGFVGADLKALGQTAAQHALRRQVPTPETEVTAPLAISSGDFQQALTDISPAVLRSVEIESPQVAWDEIGGLDEIKQLLQESVEGQLLYPELYAKTLAKAPKGILLMGEPGTGKTLLAKAIASQAQANFIAISGPELLSRWVGASEQAVRELFAKARQASPCVVFIDEIDTLAPARGQYSSDSGVSDRLVGQLLVELDGMASATNIILIAATNRPEAIDPALLRAGRLDLQLTVDLPDTESRLAILRVHNQDRPLSEVSLSDYAELTPGWSGADLALLSNQAALQAIRRFRQENRDIADLFITADDFHQAYEQLQVMRIN
- a CDS encoding class I SAM-dependent methyltransferase codes for the protein MSQEYIHGYSDIEQQRLITQAYYWQDQLILRDLNLSSGESFLEIGCGIGAVLGIILENFPDLKVAGIDIESAQIEYARQHLHRLGFDNKIDLRVGNASQLPWPDSSFDCVYTIWFLEHVANPQVILEEAYRVLKPGGRIILNETDYKTQLIWPDSPDYQYLLESYHEMFLAADGNPYIGRVLGPLLTAVGFREVTNIPWAFYHFGNTEDGDLQTYIDYIASCIESTVAGMVQKLGKDSQRLEAGLEFFRNITNQPDCAAALTVYRASGRR
- a CDS encoding Uma2 family endonuclease, whose product is MIITPTKLSLAEFLQLPETQPSSEYINGQIYSKSMPKGKHSAIQTSLVSAINQVATPRKTARAFTELRCTFAERSIVPDLSVFSWSRIPLNARGEIDDIFPLAPDWTIEILSPEQPSTRVIDKILFCLDYGTELGWLIDPQERLVMSFSPGKQPRIYQGDTVLPCLESLPDLQIYPQTIFDYLTL